CCAGGTGAGCAATACCGCAGACCACTGCGCATGTAGAGTAACCTTACCTTCAACTAGCCGCTTCCTGGAAGTGTTCCATCTCGGCCTTGATTTGACTTGTAGATTTTCCATGGTCTGCAGTGAGTGAACATTCAAACGTATCCGGGGCGAAGCATTATTGCTACGCCAATCACTCACACGACTCATTTTTTACTGAAGTCTTTTGTCCTGCTCTGAGCGGCACATCAGTCTACACTCGGCAATGACTCGGGCTGTAGATAGAGCAACACATCAACACGATGAGCTTGAAACACTTTGCCCATTCAGTTCCCTGTGTAAGACACCACTTCATTCAAAAGAACGTATACCGTTGTAGGGAGGTCATATGGTTTCCTTGGCCATGGTTTTGGCGGAGCATGCCTCGCCCCCCCGGTGTCTTGTACATGGTGAAAAGAAAATCGGATGCATCACTGTGAGATCATACTATTTTGATTGTCGTCTTCGCACCTTAGCACAATGTCTGCTGACATGGGTCGGCAACAGAGAAAATAGGTTGGCTTTTATGTCAGTCGTCTACACTACCTCCAATGACGTGTCTCCTTTGACGCCAAGCTTGTGACCTTCTTAGGCCAAAACGCGGCTCTTCTATTAGGAGGCTCGATGATTCCGCAGAAGGTTAAGGTTTCCGAtggcgacgagagagacagaattCTCGCGCAAGTCCGAAAATCCTTCCAAGTCGTCGAATACATCATCAGACAATCGACACAACAGCTGCTTGTTGTTCTCGATAGCGCAACAGCGCCGAATGTCCTAGCAATTGAGGACATTTCTTTTGAGGTGCTCACCCTAATATGTGAAGAGAATGAAGCGACCTTTCGATGCCTAACTTCCGAGGAGGATATTTGGGACTTCATTGATGAAAAACTTCCAGAGGAATGGGATTCAGTGAGAGGACCGCAGGTGGCAGAGACGGCCCCGGAGACAGTGGTGTACTTCATCAATCACTGGTCACGATTCGTATATCTAGCTCTGTCATTCATTTACGAGAAGCAAATTGAcaaagtcgagaaagaggctGTTGACGCAGAGAGGGATGGCAGTATCACTGCACTGTCAGGAGACTGGAAGCCTCGAAAAGAATACcacggagaaaaacacatCTCTTTGTTGTTTCATGTACTAGGAGTTGACACGATTGTCCTCGACTACTTCCCCTCAAGTGATATGGACTTGCCGTCGTCCATCACCACCTGGCAGTCATTAGTGCCAGCTAAGCGAATACTGGGACCCTACATCCGCCGCTTTCTGCAGAACCTCTGCGTGTTCTTTGGCCTGGAGCTAGAGGGCATGCGACAGGCAATAGTGGAGAACTATACAGAGACAAAAGATAAGTTAAAGCGGTGCTACTCGTTCAACTCGCTGGCTGACTATACTGTAGACTCCATTAGGCGCCGAATCTTCGCACACAAACGATCGGCGCCAGATTCGCTAGCAAATCGGAAAAAGCGAATGGTAACCATCATGACATTCTACTGTGATGATTTCTGGGATACCGATTCAGTAGTTGCCGTGAACCGAATAACGGAGTTAATGGATCTCCTTGAGAAAGTGGTTaccttctctgcgtcgacgaCCATTTTCCTCTGTGGAGATATCTGCACAGTTTTGCTAGCGTTCCTGTTCGACGGCAAAGTAGAGGTTCACTCGAAGGCTCATGACAGAGATGAATCGCTACGGTCCGACGACTTCGATGAGGGCAACAACCGCTATGAAAGCTCAGGGGCTTGCTTTGCTAAAGCGGATTTCGTGCTCCCGCACGTAGATAGGGCAGCGATGGTGGAAGGACGTCTTCACGCTGGCGAGGGGACAGAAGCGATGCCCTCGGAAGTACTGGTGTCTTGTTCAGACACCGGAGAAGCGTCACCAGGGAAGGCAACTACGGCaaaaaagagcgaagaacgaTTCGCAAGCAGAACCTCTCCGTCCGTCACGCCACACAACATGGAGGGTCGTCAGAGCTCGTCCATCAGGCGGCCACAAGTTGAAAAATCCAGTCGTGGACGTCGTGGTCTTGTGTTGATGCGAAAGTTCCCCGGATGGTCGAAATACGCAGCCATCGTAGCGGAAGCATTCAAACGTATATTGTCTACTGGTAAGCTCTCCCCAACTTGTTAGTTGTCATTCAAGTTTTGGATCTTTGTTTGCACCTCTCCATTCTCGAAAAGTCGTGCAGTTTAAATGCAAGATCATAGACAGCAAACGGGACCATCCGTGCTAATGTCGTGTCTGAACGCGCCTTGGGGCGATGAAAAGCTCCGTAAACTCACTATGTCTCGTAGTCGCGCTCTTCCTCTATGGACGACAGCTGAACGGCGACAAATATCGCTTTGCTTTCCTCGGGACATCCTCCTGCGGATAGAAAATgtgaggagagcgaaggaagctCCCAGCCAACAACCTCGGAAAATAAGTGGCGCAAGATATCGACAATCTCAAGGCGATGGCGCGACGTCTGAAAAATCGCCGACATCGAAACCTTTCACAAGAAAAC
This Toxoplasma gondii ME49 chromosome VIII, whole genome shotgun sequence DNA region includes the following protein-coding sequences:
- a CDS encoding hypothetical protein (encoded by transcript TGME49_230605) → MIPQKVKVSDGDERDRILAQVRKSFQVVEYIIRQSTQQLLVVLDSATAPNVLAIEDISFEVLTLICEENEATFRCLTSEEDIWDFIDEKLPEEWDSVRGPQVAETAPETVVYFINHWSRFVYLALSFIYEKQIDKVEKEAVDAERDGSITALSGDWKPRKEYHGEKHISLLFHVLGVDTIVLDYFPSSDMDLPSSITTWQSLVPAKRILGPYIRRFLQNLCVFFGLELEGMRQAIVENYTETKDKLKRCYSFNSLADYTVDSIRRRIFAHKRSAPDSLANRKKRMVTIMTFYCDDFWDTDSVVAVNRITELMDLLEKVVTFSASTTIFLCGDICTVLLAFLFDGKVEVHSKAHDRDESLRSDDFDEGNNRYESSGACFAKADFVLPHVDRAAMVEGRLHAGEGTEAMPSEVLVSCSDTGEASPGKATTAKKSEERFASRTSPSVTPHNMEGRQSSSIRRPQVEKSSRGRRGLVLMRKFPGWSKYAAIVAEAFKRILSTGKLSPTC